The Ferrimonas balearica DSM 9799 genome includes the window ATTGTGCTCGACCGCATGCTGCCCAAGCTCGAGGGGCTGGCCCTGCTGGCCGCCCTGCGCGCCACCGGCAACACCACTCCGGTGGTGATCCTGTCAGCGCTGGGGGATGTGGATGAACGCATCAAAGGGCTGCGCGCCGGCGGCGACGACTACATGGTCAAACCCTTCTCCTTTGCCGAGCTGCTGATCCGGGCCCAGCGCCTGATGGAGCGGCCCAGCAACGACAGCCGCCCGAGCCAGCTCAGCCTAGCCAACCTGCATCTCGATCTGTTGGCCCACAAAGCCCGGGTGGATGACCACACCATGACCCTGCAGCCCAAGGAGTTCCAACTGCTGCGCTTTCTGCTGGAGCACCAGGGCCAGCTGCTGACCCGCACCCTGCTGTTCGAATCGGTGTGGGACTACCACTTTGACCCCGGCACCAACGTGATCGACGTGCACATCGCCCGGCTGCGCAAAAAACTGCAGGAAGCCGGTGCACGGGTGCACATCGAAACCGTGCGCGGCGCCGGTTACCGCATCGGCCCGGCAACTTGATATGGGCATTTCCGCCACCCCTCGCCGCAGTTCGGTCTGGCGCCTGACCCTCGGCCTCTCGGCCCTGACCGCCGCCATGCTGGTGGTCACCATGCTGCTGCTGTATCAACTGCTGGTGGGCGCCCAGCAGCGCGAGATCGACCGCCGCCTCAATGACGAAGCGCAGGAGCTGGCGGAGCTGGCCGAACAACTCTCCCCCCAACGCTTTGCCGACCAGCTGGTGATCAAGCTCAAAGAGAGCACCGTGCTGTTTGCCTGGCAGGGCCCGGACGGCATGATCGGCCCTTTCAGCCTGCTGCCCCCAAACGTCCCCAAATTGCCCAATACCGCCGCGGTTCCGGTGCTGGACCCGCGCCAGAAGCAGTTGCTGCTGTTCACCTCTGGACTGGTGGATACCCGCCATGGTCCGGTGATGGTGGCGGTCTCGACCCAGCAGCTCAGTCGCCTCAACCAGCAGTTTGTGCAAACCGCCGCGGTGGCCAGTGGCGCCACCTTGTTGCTGACCCTGGCCCTGGGCTACCTGTTTGCCCGCCGCCAGCTGCGCCGCCTGCGCCAGTTCAACCAACTGGCGGAACGGGTGGAGCAGGGGCAGCTGGATGCCCGCCTGCCGTTTCGAACCGATGGGGATGAGTTTGACCAGCTGGCCCGCCACTTCAACCGTGTGCTGGACAACATGACCGCCAGCCTCGATACCGTGCAGGGCATCAGTGACAACATCGCCCATGACCTGCGCACCCCGTTGACCCGCCTGCGGCTGGGGCTGGAACAGCGGCTCGACGCCGACCCCAGCCTGGGGCAGGAGCTGGAGCAACTGGACACCATTCTGGCCACCTTCGAAGCGATGCTGGCCCTGACCCGACTGGAGAAAGGCCAAAGGCAGGTGGAGCGTCAGCCGGTCGACCTGGCCGCCCTGGCAGAAGACGTGGTGGAGATGATGCAGCCCTCAGCGGAGCTGCACGACCAGACCCTGCAGATTGAGGGCGCCATGAACCGTGCGCTGGAGGGGGACCGGAACCTGTTGTTCCAGGCCCTGTTCAACCTGGTGGATAACGCCATCAAGTACGCCGGACCCGGTGCCACCATCACTCTCAGTGCCGATGGCAACGGCATCACCGTGGCCGACAATGGCCCGGGCGTCAGTCCGGCGGAGCGTGACAAGCTGACCCAGCGCCTCTATCGCGGCGATACCAGTCGCCAGCAACCGGGACTCGGGCTGGGTCTGGCCATGGTGCGGGCCATCTGCCACGCCCACGGCGGCACCATACGCATCGAATCCAACCACCCGGGACTGCGCATCACGCTGGGGCTGCCCAGCGGCGAACCGGCCCGGCTATAATGTCGGGCCCTTTGCCAAGCGAATTCACCATGCCGAGCCTCACCCCCAGCGTTATTCACCAACACCCTGACTTTGTCGTCGTCGTCAAACCGGCGGGGGTGCATTTCCACAGCCAGGATGGCAACGCCGGCCTGGTGGCCCAGCTGGAAGCGCAGCTGAATGAATCCCTCTATCCGGTGCATCGGCTCGACACCCCCACCTCCGGGCTGCTGGTGTTAGCCCGCCATCCGGCGGCGGCCGCCACCCTGACGGCGCTGTTCACCGCCCACCAGGTGGAGAAGCGCTATCTGGCTCTGTCCGGCCACAAGCCGAAGAAAAAACAGGGCACCGTGAAAGGCGGCATGGCCAAGGCCCGCCGCGGCGCCTGGAAGCTCACTCCCGGCCAGGAGAATTGGGCCATCACCCAGTTTGTCAGCCACAACCTGCGCCCCGGCATACGCGCTTTCCTGCTGCGTCCCCGCTCCGGCCGTACCCACCAGATCCGGGTGGCACTGAAAAGCCTGGGCGCCCCCATCCTCGGCGATGCCCTGTATGGCGGCAGTGACGCGGACCGCACCTACCTGCACGCCTGGAGTCTGGGGTTTGACTGGCAGGGCCAGTGGCAACAGTTCTGGCTGGCGCCGCAGCAGGGGGAGCAGTGGGGCGAGGAGTTGGCGCCGTTGCTGGCGCAGTGGCAACAGGACGATCCCGCCTGGCCAAAGGGCTGAGTCGCTATACTGGAGGCTCTGTCTCTGGGAGTCATCGCGATGGACG containing:
- a CDS encoding response regulator transcription factor, giving the protein MKILIIEDDATNRQYLSKGFSEQGYVVDCAEDGQQGLMLATSESYRLIVLDRMLPKLEGLALLAALRATGNTTPVVILSALGDVDERIKGLRAGGDDYMVKPFSFAELLIRAQRLMERPSNDSRPSQLSLANLHLDLLAHKARVDDHTMTLQPKEFQLLRFLLEHQGQLLTRTLLFESVWDYHFDPGTNVIDVHIARLRKKLQEAGARVHIETVRGAGYRIGPAT
- a CDS encoding sensor histidine kinase; translation: MGISATPRRSSVWRLTLGLSALTAAMLVVTMLLLYQLLVGAQQREIDRRLNDEAQELAELAEQLSPQRFADQLVIKLKESTVLFAWQGPDGMIGPFSLLPPNVPKLPNTAAVPVLDPRQKQLLLFTSGLVDTRHGPVMVAVSTQQLSRLNQQFVQTAAVASGATLLLTLALGYLFARRQLRRLRQFNQLAERVEQGQLDARLPFRTDGDEFDQLARHFNRVLDNMTASLDTVQGISDNIAHDLRTPLTRLRLGLEQRLDADPSLGQELEQLDTILATFEAMLALTRLEKGQRQVERQPVDLAALAEDVVEMMQPSAELHDQTLQIEGAMNRALEGDRNLLFQALFNLVDNAIKYAGPGATITLSADGNGITVADNGPGVSPAERDKLTQRLYRGDTSRQQPGLGLGLAMVRAICHAHGGTIRIESNHPGLRITLGLPSGEPARL
- a CDS encoding TIGR01621 family pseudouridine synthase produces the protein MPSLTPSVIHQHPDFVVVVKPAGVHFHSQDGNAGLVAQLEAQLNESLYPVHRLDTPTSGLLVLARHPAAAATLTALFTAHQVEKRYLALSGHKPKKKQGTVKGGMAKARRGAWKLTPGQENWAITQFVSHNLRPGIRAFLLRPRSGRTHQIRVALKSLGAPILGDALYGGSDADRTYLHAWSLGFDWQGQWQQFWLAPQQGEQWGEELAPLLAQWQQDDPAWPKG